The following are encoded together in the Malaya genurostris strain Urasoe2022 chromosome 3, Malgen_1.1, whole genome shotgun sequence genome:
- the LOC131438377 gene encoding E3 ubiquitin-protein ligase RNF113A codes for MSFIKRNVKNKFARKRKESSESDNDEAESAIIIGQERKRKANPNVQSTSSLKSRRKATENCSDSDTSDEVGVSYKSNRSAAPTGPQDQGATAELEIETSKNNDAQAIYAKSIEINKELEGKEDDKIYRGLNNYTQFYKKKDSALGNAASGLVRKGPIRAPSNIRSTVRWDYQPDICKDYKETGYCGFGDSCKFLHDRSDYKHGWQLEQEASTTGGTYADDSDGDDTKYEIHSDDEELPFKCYICRESFVDPIVTKCKHYFCEKCALANYKKSTRCAICGVQTNGMFNPAKELIARLKTREIQEDESDSD; via the exons ATGTCGTTTATAAAACGCAACGTGAAAAATAAGTTTGCTCGCAAACGAAAGGAATCATCCGAATCAG ATAATGATGAAGCTGAATCAGCTATAATAATCGGCCAAGAACGGAAAAGGAAAGCTAATCCAAATGTTCAAAGTACATCATCCTTGAAAAGTCGCCGTAAAGCTACTGAAAACTGCTCGGATTCCGACACTAGCGATGAAGTTGGTGTCAGCTATAAATCAAACCGCTCAGCAGCACCTACAGGTCCGCAGGATCAGGGAGCGACAGCTGAATTGGAAATAGAAACTTCTAAAAATAATGATGCTCAAGCTATCTATGCGAAAAGTATTGAAATCAATAAAGAACTGGAAGGAAAAGAAGATGATAAAATTTATCGGGGCTTGAATAATTATACCCAGTTCTACAAGAAAAAGGATAGTGCACTGGGAAATGCCGCTTCGGGTTTGGTACGTAAAGGTCCAATTCGAGCACCTTCTAATATACGATCAACGGTGCGATGGGATTATCAACCAGATATCTGCAAGGATTACAAGGAAACTGGTTACTGTGGCTTCGGTGATAGTTGCAAATTTTTGCACGATCGAAGTGATTATAAGCACGGTTGGCAATTAGAGCAGGAAGCATCTACCACCGGTGGCACATATGCAGATGATTCCGATGGTGACGATACGAAGTACGAGATTCACTCGGACGATGAAGAGCTACCGTTCAAATGTTATATCTGCCGAGAAAGTTTCGTCGATCCCATTGTTACAAA ATGTAAGCATTATTTTTGCGAGAAGTGTGCTTTAGCAAACTACAAAAAATCTACCAGATGTGCGATTTGTGGAGTTCAGACCAATGGAATGTTTAACCCCGCGAAGGAATTGATTGCACGATTgaaaactagagaaattcaaGAGGATGAGTCCGATAGTGATTGA